A genomic stretch from Strix aluco isolate bStrAlu1 chromosome 12, bStrAlu1.hap1, whole genome shotgun sequence includes:
- the MRPL46 gene encoding large ribosomal subunit protein mL46, producing the protein MAARTAVHCGLSGSVMAAPTQRAAGWGRRLCTAAAHRPWRLFGAMCLLRLPRITQPLEKEEEEMAALMGQIELEKSHYSDHEIRKLEEEEQLRRRRESSFDDDEAPSKTLIMAEDLEEKWEQKLLRFKAAPRITDADKNNNRTSLNRRLDSNLMLLVKQKIGNQELWLLPQVEWQPGETLRSTAERAMAAFLGDHIQAKILGNAPYGIYKYKFPRAIRTEDNVGAKVFFFKAFLQSSDLSQAELKEDYLWVTKDELGDYLKSEYLKKVNRFLLDL; encoded by the exons ATGGCGGCGCGCACAGCGGTGCATTGTGGGCTGAGCGGCAGCGTAATGGCGGCGCCCACGCAGCGAGCGGCGGGTTGGGGTCGGCGGCTTTGTACCGCTGCCGCGCATCGGCCGTGGCGGCTCTTCGGGGCGATGTGCCTGCTGCGGCTGCCCCGCATCACGCAGCCTCtcgagaaggaggaggaagagatggcgGCCCTCATGGGGCAG ATAGAGCTGGAGAAAAGCCACTATTCGGATCATGAAATCCgcaagctggaggaggaggagcagctcaggaggaggagggaaagttCATTTGATGATGATGAAGCACCTAGCAAAACACTCATCATGGCTGAAGACCTGGAGGAGAAGTGGGAACAGAAGTTACTGCGATTCAAAGCTGCTCCGCGGATAACAG ATGCTGATAAAAACAACAATCGAACGTCATTGAACAGGAGGCTGGACAGTAACCTGATGCTTCTGGTGAAACAGAAAATCGGTAACCAGGAGCTGTGGCTCCTGCCTCAAGTGGAATGGCAGCCTGGAGAGACGCTGCGAAGCACAGCTGAGCGAGCCATGGCTGCGTTTTTGG GAGATCACATTCAAGCCAAAATCCTGGGGAATGCACCGTATGGGATTTACAAGTATAAATTCCCCAGGGCCATCAGGACTGAGGATAATGTGGGAGCCAAAGTATTCTTCTTCAAAGCCTTCCTCCAAAGCAGTGATTTGTCCCAGGCAGAGCTGAAGGAAGATTACTTGTGGGTCACAAAGGATGAGTTGGGAGATTACTTGAAGTCGGAATACCTGAAGAAAGTCAATCGATTCCTTCTGGACTTGTAA